CGGTGCAGCGCGCCCGCCCGGTTCAGCGGCACGCGGACGATCCGGCTCTGCTCCGCGAGCGCCTGCAGGATCGCCTGCCGGATCCACCAGACGGCGTAGGAGATGAACTTGATGCCCTTGGTTTCATCGAACTTATGGGCCGCCCGGATGAGGCCGAGGTTTCCTTCGTTGATCAGGTCGCCCAGAGACACGCCCTGATTCTGGTACTTCTTGGCGACGGAAACGACGAAACGGAGGTTGGAACGAACCAGCGTGTCGAGCGCTTCCTCGTCGCCCTTCTTGATGCGAACGGCGAGGCTCACCTCGTCTTCGCGCTTGAGGAGGGGGTAAGCGCTGATCTCCTTCAGGTACTGATCGAGCGAGCTTTCGTCGTACGCGTCCTTGCGGACCCTGGCGAATGCGCGCTTGGCGGGCTTGGGCCCGTCGCCCGACCTGCCGAGCGACTCCGCGGGAGCAGCATCCCGCGCCGGCGGCGGGGCGCCGGCCTCCGCGCCGTCGGCTTCCTCCGGTTCGCCTTGCTGCGCGTCCGACTGGCTCACTTTATCCCCTCCCCAATCCGACCCCACCGCACCGAAGACAGGCCCCTTTCTCCGGTCTCCCTGTCCACCGAGAAGTAGACCATCATGGGGCGTCCCCTGACCGCGTCCAGCGGCACGAA
This portion of the Gemmatimonadota bacterium genome encodes:
- a CDS encoding sigma-70 family RNA polymerase sigma factor is translated as MSQSDAQQGEPEEADGAEAGAPPPARDAAPAESLGRSGDGPKPAKRAFARVRKDAYDESSLDQYLKEISAYPLLKREDEVSLAVRIKKGDEEALDTLVRSNLRFVVSVAKKYQNQGVSLGDLINEGNLGLIRAAHKFDETKGIKFISYAVWWIRQAILQALAEQSRIVRVPLNRAGALHRIGRMSSTLLQELGREPTPEEVAQELDISSDEVERTMAISRAHLSLDAPMTPGEDNRLLDYLPDQVSPGPEDQTFDRALNNTIEEALGTLKEREAKVLRLYFGLDGQDPMTLEEIGSLLGITRERVRQIKEKALLRLRHASRARFLETFLS